The genomic window ACGGCGCCGCTGTACGGGAAGATCGCCGCGGGCACGCCGGCGCTGCTGCGCGACCATGTGCGCGACACCTACGAGCTCGACCGCAAGCTGGTGCCCAGCGCCGACGCGTTCCTGCTGGAGGTGAAGGGCGACAGCATGGTCGACGCGGGGATCGACGACGGCGACCTGGTGGTGGTGGAGCCCGTGCCCGACGACGACGTGCGCAACGGCGAGATCGTGGCCGCGCGCGTCGACGGAGACGCCGCCATCAAGCGCTTCTTCGCCAAGGACGGCAAGGTGATCCTGGAGCCGGCGAACCCCGACTATCCGCCGATCCTGGTGCACGAGCACGACGACTTCACCGTGCTGGGGCGCGTCACCGGCATGTTCCGCCGCTTCGAGCGCGAGAAGATGGCGGTGCACGACTGAGCGCCCGCGCCGATGGACGCTGTGCGGCCCCCTCTCTCGTCCGCGGGAGAGGGGGCCGTCGCATTGGAGTGCGTGAGTGCGGAAGTGCGGAAGTGCTTGACGGACGATCGCGATGCCTCGCGCCAATCCCCGCCACCCGCGAATATGTCATTCCGAGCGGAGCCGCCCGGTCGATGCTGCGTCCGCGCCGATGAGCGCGGCTCCCGAGGAATCTGTGCCCTGTCGCCGCACCGAACTCTG from Longimicrobium sp. includes these protein-coding regions:
- the lexA gene encoding transcriptional repressor LexA, giving the protein MPEPLTKIERRIYNYLVDYLKENTYQPSIREIGKRFGIKSTKTVSEHLQALADKGHIERDASRSRGVRIVGMNLFPAVLTAPLYGKIAAGTPALLRDHVRDTYELDRKLVPSADAFLLEVKGDSMVDAGIDDGDLVVVEPVPDDDVRNGEIVAARVDGDAAIKRFFAKDGKVILEPANPDYPPILVHEHDDFTVLGRVTGMFRRFEREKMAVHD